The Paenibacillus sp. RUD330 genome has a segment encoding these proteins:
- a CDS encoding DUF350 domain-containing protein produces the protein MDRIVDGLLRNEYFSSLIYVSIAIMALILFLSLFEWVAKYKCWDEIRKGNMAVAFATGGKIFGICNIFRFSANAGDSIYAGLLWGAYGFIILLLAYFLFEFLTPVFRIDEEIRKDNRAVGFIAMVISVSISFVIGGTI, from the coding sequence ATGGACAGGATTGTCGATGGTCTGCTGCGCAACGAGTACTTTTCCTCCCTGATTTATGTATCCATTGCCATCATGGCTTTGATCCTGTTCTTATCCTTGTTCGAATGGGTCGCGAAGTACAAATGCTGGGATGAAATCCGCAAAGGCAATATGGCGGTTGCGTTCGCGACCGGCGGCAAAATATTCGGCATCTGCAACATTTTCCGTTTTTCCGCCAATGCCGGGGATTCCATCTATGCGGGCTTGCTTTGGGGCGCATACGGGTTTATCATATTGCTTCTCGCCTACTTTCTGTTCGAGTTTCTGACTCCGGTATTCCGGATCGACGAGGAAATCAGGAAGGATAACCGTGCGGTCGGATTCATCGCGATGGTCATATCCGTCTCCATTTCCTTCGTGATCGGAGGAACGATATAG